In a single window of the Nocardioides massiliensis genome:
- the istB gene encoding IS21-like element helper ATPase IstB gives MTTTDPMAVPMTAPMTGPQSSLYQQLRGHLAALKLTAAAEHLPSVLAQAEAEQWSTTATLERLLAREVEATEARKLAGRLRFASLPTPATLADFDFDAASGVDRKLVEELATCRYLETATNVLMIGPPGVGKTHLAVGLGRAAAEAGYRVYFTTAADLAARCHRAAIEGRWSTTMRFFAGPTLLIIDELGYLPLPGEAASALFQVVSQRYLKTSIILTTNRGVASWGEVLGDTTVAAAMLDRLLHRSVVLNLDGESYRLRDHHAKNDTLRHATTGTPRPLQ, from the coding sequence ATGACCACCACCGACCCGATGGCCGTCCCGATGACAGCGCCGATGACGGGCCCGCAGAGCAGCCTCTATCAGCAGCTGCGCGGCCATCTCGCTGCGTTGAAGCTCACCGCAGCAGCTGAGCACCTGCCCAGCGTCCTGGCCCAAGCTGAAGCCGAGCAGTGGTCGACCACCGCCACCTTGGAGCGTCTGCTGGCCCGGGAGGTCGAGGCCACCGAGGCCCGCAAGCTCGCCGGCCGGTTGCGGTTCGCCTCGCTGCCAACACCAGCCACGTTGGCCGACTTCGACTTCGATGCCGCTTCCGGTGTCGACCGCAAACTCGTCGAGGAGCTCGCGACCTGCCGCTACCTGGAGACAGCCACCAACGTGCTGATGATCGGCCCACCAGGTGTCGGGAAGACCCACCTTGCCGTCGGCCTCGGCAGGGCTGCGGCCGAGGCCGGCTACCGCGTCTACTTCACCACCGCCGCCGACCTCGCCGCCCGCTGCCACCGCGCAGCGATCGAGGGCCGCTGGTCGACCACCATGCGGTTCTTCGCCGGCCCCACCCTGCTCATCATCGACGAACTCGGCTACCTCCCACTGCCCGGCGAAGCAGCCTCCGCGCTGTTCCAGGTCGTCTCCCAGCGCTACCTCAAGACCAGCATCATCTTGACCACCAACCGCGGCGTCGCCTCCTGGGGAGAGGTCCTCGGCGACACCACCGTCGCCGCCGCCATGCTCGACCGCCTCCTGCACCGCTCCGTCGTGCTCAACCTCGACGGCGAGTCCTACCGCCTCCGCGACCACCACGCCAAGAACGACACCCTCCGCCACGCCACCACCGGCACACCCCGACCACTACAGTGA
- a CDS encoding cytochrome c oxidase subunit 4 — protein sequence MKAETWIFLACAIFLALVTPAYWLLTADWAGSTALTMTTLLTLMVAIYLGSHARRMEQPRPEDRKDAEISDGAGELGFYPPYSWWPLWCALCFSIIVLGIVFGWWLFIIGLAFGAVALSGWLFEYYRGEHAH from the coding sequence ATGAAGGCCGAGACTTGGATCTTCCTCGCCTGCGCCATCTTCCTGGCGCTGGTGACGCCGGCGTACTGGCTGCTCACCGCCGACTGGGCGGGCTCCACCGCGCTGACCATGACCACACTGCTGACGCTGATGGTGGCGATCTACCTCGGCTCGCACGCCCGTCGCATGGAGCAGCCGCGTCCGGAGGACCGCAAGGACGCCGAGATCTCCGACGGGGCCGGTGAGCTGGGCTTCTACCCGCCGTACAGCTGGTGGCCGCTGTGGTGCGCGCTGTGCTTCTCCATCATTGTCCTCGGCATCGTCTTCGGCTGGTGGTTGTTCATCATCGGACTCGCGTTCGGTGCCGTTGCCCTGAGCGGGTGGCTCTTCGAGTACTACCGGGGTGAGCACGCGCACTGA
- the ctaD gene encoding aa3-type cytochrome oxidase subunit I, which produces MGQQVVRMMTTTDHKLIGKMYLITSFLWFCFGGLLAMVIRSELAFPGTQVVSDELYNQMFTMHGTIMLLLFATPLFFGFANVIMPIQIGAPDVAFPRLNMFSYWLFFFGGLIAASGFLTRDGAASFGWTAYTPLSNAVRSPGIGGDLWIMGLYMAGIGTILGAVNFITTIICMRAPGMTMFRMPIFVWNTLVTSLLVLIAFPILGGALLMLEADRMLGAQVFDAAHGGAILWQHLFWFFGHPEVYIIALPFFGIITEILPVFSRKPVFGYVGLVGATLGIAILSVAVWAHHMFVTGAVDLPFFAGMTFLIAVPTGVKFFNWIGTMWGGSVSFDTPMLWSIGFLTTFLFGGLTGVILASPPLDFHVSDSYFVVAHFHYVVFGTVVFAMFAGFYFWWPKFTGRMLDERLGKIHFWLLFIGFHTTFLVQHWLGVEGMPRRYPDYLPGDGFTVLNQVSTVGAFLLAASTLPFLWNVYTSRNRPMVGVDDPWGWGRSLEWATTSPPPRHNFHSLPRIRSESPAFDLHHPEIAALEMVENDALQEEETVVDAPDVKGRREHLEEQLGTSVEEAAEKVHPDADTDADKKDEDR; this is translated from the coding sequence ATCGGTCAGCAGGTCGTCCGGATGATGACCACGACCGATCACAAGCTGATCGGCAAGATGTACCTGATCACCTCGTTCCTCTGGTTCTGCTTCGGCGGACTGTTGGCGATGGTGATCCGCTCCGAGCTCGCCTTCCCCGGCACGCAGGTCGTGAGCGATGAGCTCTACAACCAGATGTTCACGATGCACGGCACGATCATGCTGCTGCTCTTCGCGACGCCGCTGTTCTTCGGCTTCGCCAACGTGATCATGCCGATCCAGATCGGCGCGCCAGATGTCGCGTTCCCGCGACTGAACATGTTCAGCTACTGGCTGTTCTTCTTCGGTGGTCTCATCGCTGCGTCCGGCTTCCTCACCCGCGACGGTGCCGCCAGCTTCGGCTGGACCGCGTACACCCCGCTGTCGAACGCGGTCCGCTCGCCCGGCATTGGTGGCGACCTGTGGATCATGGGTCTCTACATGGCCGGTATCGGCACGATCCTCGGTGCGGTCAACTTCATCACCACGATCATCTGCATGCGCGCACCCGGCATGACGATGTTCCGGATGCCGATCTTCGTCTGGAACACCCTCGTCACCTCGCTGCTCGTGCTGATCGCGTTCCCGATCCTCGGTGGCGCGCTGCTCATGCTCGAGGCCGATCGAATGCTCGGTGCCCAGGTCTTCGACGCCGCTCACGGCGGCGCGATCCTCTGGCAGCACCTCTTCTGGTTCTTCGGGCACCCCGAGGTCTACATCATCGCGCTGCCGTTCTTCGGCATCATCACCGAGATCCTGCCGGTGTTCAGTCGCAAGCCCGTCTTCGGGTACGTCGGCCTCGTCGGCGCGACGCTGGGCATCGCGATCCTCTCGGTCGCGGTCTGGGCCCACCACATGTTCGTCACGGGGGCGGTCGACCTGCCGTTCTTCGCCGGCATGACGTTCCTCATCGCCGTGCCGACCGGAGTGAAGTTCTTCAACTGGATAGGCACGATGTGGGGCGGGTCGGTCTCGTTCGACACGCCCATGCTGTGGAGCATCGGCTTCCTGACGACGTTCCTCTTCGGTGGTCTGACTGGTGTCATCCTGGCCTCGCCCCCGCTGGACTTCCACGTCTCCGACTCCTATTTCGTGGTGGCGCACTTCCACTACGTGGTCTTCGGCACCGTGGTGTTCGCAATGTTCGCCGGCTTCTACTTCTGGTGGCCGAAGTTCACCGGGCGGATGCTCGACGAGCGGCTCGGCAAGATCCACTTCTGGCTGCTGTTCATCGGCTTCCACACGACCTTCCTGGTGCAGCACTGGCTGGGCGTCGAGGGCATGCCGCGCCGCTACCCGGACTACCTGCCTGGTGACGGCTTCACGGTCCTCAACCAGGTCTCGACGGTCGGCGCGTTCCTGCTGGCGGCCTCGACGCTGCCGTTCCTGTGGAACGTCTACACCTCCCGCAACCGGCCCATGGTCGGCGTGGACGACCCGTGGGGCTGGGGCCGCTCGTTGGAGTGGGCGACCACCTCCCCGCCGCCGCGCCACAACTTCCACAGCCTCCCGCGCATCCGGTCGGAGTCCCCGGCCTTCGATCTCCACCACCCGGAGATCGCCGCGCTCGAGATGGTCGAGAACGACGCCCTCCAGGAGGAGGAGACGGTCGTGGACGCCCCTGACGTCAAGGGTCGCCGCGAGCACCTCGAGGAGCAACTCGGCACCTCCGTGGAGGAGGCCGCCGAGAAGGTCCACCCCGACGCCGACACTGACGCCGACAAGAAGGACGAGGACCGATGA
- the ctaC gene encoding aa3-type cytochrome oxidase subunit II yields the protein MGLELSARTRRLATGAFVAVSLVLLSACSAEDTAQIKRFAMPEPVTEEAPAIFELWKWSWVAALIVGVIVWGLIGYAALRFRRRSDDEVPVQMRYNLPIETFYTIAPVVMVIVFFFFTVQTQNKVLANPTPDHTITVVGQQWSWTFNYEDEDAVDGQTVHDVGTPSEMPTLVLPVNQTVRFHLHSPDVVHSFWVPNFLMKLDVVPGRDNYFTATPDKIGTYVGRCAELCGTYHSRMLFSVEVVEQAEYEEHLRALEEAGNVGRLMGGEGSASAEDRASEQEQQDLDDDYDTGDDE from the coding sequence GTGGGTCTGGAACTCAGCGCGCGTACCCGGCGCCTCGCCACTGGCGCCTTCGTGGCCGTCAGCCTGGTGTTGCTGTCCGCGTGCTCCGCCGAAGACACAGCGCAGATCAAGCGTTTCGCCATGCCAGAGCCGGTGACGGAGGAGGCTCCGGCCATCTTCGAGCTCTGGAAGTGGTCCTGGGTCGCCGCGCTCATCGTCGGCGTGATCGTGTGGGGCCTCATCGGGTACGCCGCTCTGCGCTTCCGTCGTCGCAGCGACGACGAGGTGCCCGTGCAGATGCGCTACAACCTGCCGATCGAGACCTTCTACACGATCGCGCCTGTCGTCATGGTCATCGTGTTCTTCTTCTTCACGGTCCAGACGCAGAACAAGGTCCTGGCCAACCCGACGCCGGACCACACGATCACCGTGGTCGGCCAGCAGTGGTCGTGGACCTTCAACTACGAGGACGAGGACGCCGTCGACGGTCAGACCGTGCACGACGTCGGCACCCCCTCGGAGATGCCCACCCTGGTCCTTCCGGTGAACCAGACGGTGCGCTTCCACCTGCACTCTCCCGACGTCGTCCACTCGTTCTGGGTGCCGAACTTCCTCATGAAGCTCGACGTCGTGCCGGGGCGTGACAACTACTTCACCGCCACCCCCGACAAGATCGGGACCTACGTCGGTCGCTGCGCCGAGCTGTGCGGCACCTACCACTCCCGGATGCTGTTCAGCGTCGAGGTCGTGGAGCAGGCGGAGTACGAGGAGCACCTGCGTGCCCTCGAGGAAGCGGGCAACGTCGGCCGGCTCATGGGCGGCGAGGGCTCTGCGAGCGCGGAGGACCGCGCCAGCGAGCAGGAGCAGCAGGACCTCGACGACGACTACGACACAGGAGACGACGAGTGA
- a CDS encoding cysteine desulfurase family protein codes for MTKTYLDFASGAPLHPAAREVLIAAYEHGYADPRRLHGPARNARLLLDNAREACAEALGVRADEVTFTASGTHAVHAGLLGLAAGRRRVSKRLVHSAVEHSAVLHAARWHADRGGEVVEVPVDATGRVDPAAVVAAAAPGAAVVALQSANHEVGTRQPVGEVAAALAAYDVPLFVDACASAGRSPLPSGWAVAAASAHKWGGPAGVGLLLVRRGARWRPPFPVDERADERGIGFENVPGALAAAAALQAVAADRDAAARQHALVARLRDGVRASVPDVDVVGAEHDRLPHLVTFSCLYVDGEALVTELDRRGYAVASGSACTASSLEPSHVLAAMGALTHGNVRVSVGRDTTDADVDGLLAVLPEVVTDLRRRAGIP; via the coding sequence GTGACCAAGACCTACTTGGACTTCGCGTCGGGCGCGCCGCTACACCCCGCCGCGCGCGAGGTGCTGATCGCGGCATACGAGCACGGGTACGCCGATCCGCGGCGGCTGCACGGCCCCGCCCGCAACGCCCGGCTGCTGCTCGACAACGCCCGGGAGGCGTGTGCCGAGGCGCTCGGCGTCCGCGCGGACGAGGTCACGTTCACCGCCTCCGGCACGCACGCCGTCCACGCGGGACTGCTCGGCCTGGCAGCTGGCCGGCGACGCGTCTCGAAGCGGCTGGTCCACAGCGCGGTGGAGCATTCCGCTGTCCTGCACGCGGCCCGGTGGCACGCCGACCGGGGTGGCGAGGTCGTGGAGGTGCCCGTCGACGCCACCGGGCGAGTCGACCCCGCCGCGGTGGTCGCGGCCGCCGCTCCCGGCGCCGCCGTGGTCGCCCTCCAGAGCGCCAACCACGAGGTCGGGACGCGGCAGCCCGTCGGCGAGGTGGCGGCGGCCCTGGCGGCGTACGACGTGCCGTTGTTCGTGGACGCCTGCGCCTCCGCCGGACGCAGTCCCCTGCCGTCGGGTTGGGCCGTCGCCGCGGCGAGCGCCCACAAGTGGGGTGGTCCGGCCGGCGTCGGTCTGTTGTTGGTACGCCGGGGGGCCCGCTGGCGCCCGCCGTTCCCGGTGGACGAGCGCGCCGACGAGCGCGGGATCGGGTTCGAGAACGTCCCCGGCGCCCTCGCCGCCGCGGCAGCACTGCAGGCTGTCGCCGCCGACCGCGACGCGGCGGCGCGCCAGCACGCCCTGGTCGCGCGGCTGCGGGACGGCGTACGCGCATCCGTGCCGGACGTGGACGTCGTCGGCGCCGAGCACGACCGCCTGCCCCACCTGGTGACGTTCTCCTGCCTCTACGTCGACGGCGAGGCGCTGGTGACCGAGCTCGACCGGCGGGGGTACGCCGTCGCCAGCGGCTCGGCCTGCACGGCCAGCAGCCTCGAGCCGAGCCACGTCCTCGCCGCGATGGGCGCCCTCACCCACGGCAACGTGCGGGTCTCCGTCGGCCGCGACACCACCGACGCCGACGTCGACGGGCTGCTCGCCGTACTCCCCGAGGTCGTCACCGACCTGCGGCGACGGGCGGGGATCCCATGA
- a CDS encoding sulfurtransferase TusA family protein — MSDLAPESPRLELDCRGMRCPLPIIRLANAVTDVEVGEVIAVVATDVAARADVPAWCRMRGHAYLGERPAPDGVPTYLVRRLR; from the coding sequence ATGAGCGACCTCGCCCCGGAGAGCCCCCGCCTCGAACTCGACTGCCGCGGCATGCGCTGCCCTCTGCCGATCATCCGGCTCGCCAACGCCGTCACCGACGTCGAGGTCGGCGAGGTCATCGCGGTGGTCGCCACCGACGTCGCCGCCCGCGCCGACGTCCCTGCGTGGTGTCGCATGCGCGGCCACGCCTACCTCGGCGAGCGGCCCGCCCCCGACGGCGTCCCGACATACCTCGTCCGCCGGCTGCGGTAG
- a CDS encoding carbohydrate kinase family protein, protein MSSLLIAGSIATDHLMSFAGKFSDSLVVDQLDKLSVSFLVDDLEVRRGGCAANICFGLGSLGLRPVLVGAVGEDFVDYRAWLQRHNVDCDSVHVSETKHTARFVCTTDSTMAQFASFYPGAMSEARDIELEPIVQRVGGADYVLIGPDDPDGMLRHTQECRQRGYRFISDPSQQVAFGDGELIRQLVDGAHLLFSNAYEAALIEQKTGWSHDEVLARVGTWVITQGADGVRVETADAEPIVVGAVPDVAAVEPTGVGDAFRAGYLAALTWGLGTERAAQLGCVLAAYVVERVGTQEYTLSRDAFVARIEAAYGPDAAAEIGKCLQVGR, encoded by the coding sequence GTGTCCTCACTCCTCATCGCCGGGTCCATCGCCACCGACCACCTGATGTCCTTCGCCGGGAAGTTCTCCGACTCCCTCGTGGTCGACCAGCTCGACAAGCTGTCGGTGTCGTTCCTGGTCGACGACCTCGAGGTACGCCGCGGGGGGTGCGCGGCCAACATCTGCTTCGGGCTGGGCAGCCTCGGCCTGCGGCCGGTGCTCGTCGGGGCGGTGGGGGAGGACTTCGTCGACTACCGGGCCTGGTTGCAGCGCCACAACGTCGACTGCGACTCGGTCCACGTGTCGGAGACCAAGCACACGGCGCGCTTCGTGTGCACCACGGACTCGACGATGGCGCAGTTCGCCTCGTTCTACCCGGGCGCGATGAGCGAGGCGCGCGACATCGAGCTCGAGCCGATCGTGCAGCGCGTCGGGGGTGCCGACTACGTCCTCATCGGGCCCGACGACCCCGACGGCATGCTTCGCCACACCCAGGAGTGCCGCCAGCGCGGCTACCGCTTCATCTCCGACCCCTCGCAGCAGGTCGCGTTCGGCGACGGCGAGCTCATCCGCCAGCTCGTCGACGGCGCCCACCTGCTGTTCTCCAACGCCTACGAGGCCGCCCTCATCGAGCAGAAGACCGGCTGGAGCCACGACGAGGTGCTGGCGCGCGTCGGCACGTGGGTCATCACGCAGGGCGCCGACGGCGTACGCGTCGAGACCGCCGACGCCGAGCCGATCGTGGTCGGCGCCGTCCCCGATGTCGCCGCCGTCGAGCCCACCGGCGTCGGTGACGCCTTCCGCGCCGGCTACCTCGCCGCCCTCACCTGGGGCCTCGGCACCGAGCGGGCTGCCCAGCTCGGCTGCGTCCTCGCGGCGTATGTCGTCGAGCGCGTCGGCACCCAGGAGTACACCCTCTCCCGCGACGCCTTCGTCGCTCGCATCGAGGCCGCCTACGGCCCCGACGCCGCCGCCGAGATCGGGAAGTGCCTCCAGGTTGGGCGCTGA
- a CDS encoding HesB/IscA family protein: MTEQVETTEIRKDGINLSPVAAAKVKSLLEQEGRDDLSLRIAVQPGGCSGLRYQLFFDERSLDGDVVTDFDGVAVVVDRMSVPYLNGAMIDFADSIDKQGFTIDNPNATGSCACGDSFH; the protein is encoded by the coding sequence ATGACCGAGCAGGTCGAGACCACCGAGATCCGCAAGGACGGCATCAACCTGAGCCCCGTGGCGGCGGCGAAGGTGAAGAGCCTGCTGGAGCAGGAGGGTCGCGACGACCTCTCCCTGCGCATCGCCGTGCAGCCGGGCGGTTGCTCGGGTCTGCGCTACCAGCTGTTCTTCGACGAGCGCTCCCTCGACGGGGACGTTGTGACCGACTTCGACGGCGTCGCCGTGGTCGTGGACCGCATGAGCGTGCCCTACCTCAACGGCGCGATGATCGACTTCGCCGACTCGATCGACAAGCAGGGGTTCACCATCGACAACCCCAACGCCACCGGCAGCTGCGCCTGCGGCGACTCCTTCCACTGA
- a CDS encoding glycerate kinase family protein — MRVLIAPDEFAGTLSAVQAAEAIAEGWRRQAPDDVLDLAPMADGGPGFVEVLHRALGGHLHVVTVRGPGGASVPATLLLVERGGVRAAYVESAQACGRHLLDATDPELASSYGVGELLLYAWDAGATEVVVGLGGSGISDGGAGLLAALGAQADVALDQGVRGLAGVTEVDLTPARERLRGLTLHAALDVDIPLTGLFGTLKAAGEQRGIAEERLPALDGHLEAWANAVDRRLSLDKGAGAAGGLGYALMLLGATQEPGIDLVAGAVRLAERCRRADLVLTGEGAFDFSSRSGKVPYGVADVAAHALRPCVALAGQVLVGAREMRVLGIESAYAVVDLVGEEAAFADPAGSLAQLAQRVARTWSR, encoded by the coding sequence GTGCGAGTCCTGATCGCCCCCGACGAGTTCGCCGGCACCCTCAGCGCGGTGCAGGCCGCCGAGGCCATCGCGGAGGGATGGCGGCGCCAGGCACCCGACGACGTACTCGACCTGGCGCCGATGGCCGACGGGGGGCCTGGGTTCGTGGAGGTCCTCCACCGCGCACTCGGTGGCCACCTGCACGTCGTGACCGTCCGCGGCCCCGGTGGTGCCTCGGTGCCGGCGACCCTGCTGCTGGTGGAGCGTGGTGGCGTCCGGGCGGCGTACGTCGAGAGCGCCCAGGCGTGCGGCCGGCACCTGCTCGACGCCACCGACCCGGAGCTCGCGTCGTCGTACGGCGTGGGGGAGCTGCTGCTGTACGCGTGGGACGCGGGCGCGACCGAGGTGGTGGTGGGGCTCGGCGGCAGCGGAATCAGCGACGGCGGAGCCGGACTGCTCGCGGCGCTGGGGGCACAGGCCGACGTCGCCCTCGACCAGGGGGTCCGGGGGCTGGCCGGCGTCACCGAGGTCGACCTGACACCGGCGCGCGAGCGCCTGCGGGGCCTGACGCTGCACGCGGCGCTGGACGTCGACATCCCGCTCACCGGACTCTTCGGGACTCTCAAGGCGGCCGGGGAGCAGCGGGGGATCGCCGAGGAACGGCTGCCGGCGCTCGACGGGCACCTCGAGGCGTGGGCCAATGCCGTCGACCGGCGGCTCTCCCTGGACAAGGGGGCCGGTGCCGCGGGCGGCCTCGGCTACGCGCTGATGCTGCTCGGAGCGACCCAGGAGCCCGGCATCGACCTCGTCGCCGGAGCCGTCCGGTTGGCCGAGCGCTGCCGCAGGGCCGACCTCGTGCTGACCGGCGAGGGCGCGTTCGACTTCTCCAGCCGCTCGGGCAAGGTGCCCTACGGGGTCGCCGACGTCGCCGCGCACGCGCTGCGCCCCTGTGTCGCCCTCGCCGGACAGGTGCTCGTGGGGGCCCGGGAGATGCGGGTGCTCGGCATCGAGTCGGCGTACGCCGTGGTCGACCTGGTGGGGGAGGAGGCGGCCTTCGCCGACCCCGCCGGGTCGCTCGCGCAGCTCGCCCAGCGGGTGGCGCGGACCTGGTCGCGCTGA
- the nadA gene encoding quinolinate synthase NadA: protein MTTTDLPLLTLGRGVDPHAERGVDCPGALPPASDPDLVARARAAKEALGEKVFVLGHHYQRDEVIAFADVTGDSFKLAREAAARPEAEYIVFCGVHFMAESADILTADTQRVILPDLAAGCSMADMARLAQVEDAWDALVEAGVADQVVPITYMNSSADIKAFCGRHGGAVCTSSNAEVALRWAFEQHGPDTKVLFLPDQHLGRNTAVLELGHSLDDCVVWNPFRTSGGLTSAQLADARMILWRGHCSVHGRFSEHVVDELRATVPDIQILVHPECKHEVVTRADLVGSTEFIIRTIENAPAGSSWAIGTELNLVQRLANAHPDKRIVFLDKTVCYCATMNRIDLPHFVWALENLVAGNVVNVIEVDAETQKWAEVALQRMLDLPGI from the coding sequence GTGACGACGACCGATCTCCCGTTGCTGACCCTCGGCCGTGGCGTCGACCCGCACGCCGAGCGAGGCGTCGACTGTCCCGGCGCGCTGCCGCCGGCCTCCGACCCCGACCTCGTCGCTCGCGCCCGCGCCGCGAAGGAGGCGCTGGGCGAGAAGGTGTTCGTGCTGGGCCACCACTACCAGCGCGACGAGGTGATCGCGTTCGCCGACGTCACCGGTGACTCCTTCAAGCTCGCGCGCGAGGCCGCCGCGCGCCCCGAGGCGGAATACATCGTCTTCTGCGGCGTGCACTTCATGGCCGAGTCCGCCGACATCCTCACCGCCGACACCCAGCGCGTGATCCTGCCCGACCTCGCCGCTGGCTGCTCGATGGCCGACATGGCCAGGCTCGCGCAGGTCGAGGACGCCTGGGACGCGCTCGTGGAGGCCGGTGTCGCCGACCAGGTCGTGCCGATCACCTACATGAACTCCTCGGCCGACATCAAGGCCTTCTGCGGTCGCCACGGCGGCGCGGTCTGCACGTCCTCCAACGCCGAGGTCGCCCTGCGCTGGGCCTTCGAACAGCACGGTCCTGACACCAAGGTGCTCTTCCTGCCCGACCAGCACCTGGGCCGCAACACCGCGGTGCTCGAGCTCGGCCACTCCCTCGACGACTGTGTCGTGTGGAATCCGTTCCGGACCAGCGGCGGCCTCACCTCCGCGCAGCTCGCCGACGCCCGGATGATCCTGTGGCGCGGCCACTGCTCGGTCCACGGGCGCTTCTCCGAGCACGTCGTCGACGAGCTGCGCGCCACCGTGCCGGACATCCAGATCCTGGTGCACCCGGAGTGCAAGCACGAGGTCGTCACGCGCGCCGACCTGGTCGGCTCGACCGAGTTCATCATCCGCACCATCGAGAACGCACCGGCCGGCTCGTCCTGGGCGATCGGCACCGAGCTCAACCTCGTGCAGCGGCTCGCCAACGCCCACCCCGACAAGCGCATCGTCTTCCTCGACAAGACCGTCTGCTACTGCGCGACGATGAACCGCATCGACCTGCCGCACTTCGTCTGGGCGCTGGAGAACCTCGTCGCCGGCAACGTCGTCAACGTCATCGAGGTCGACGCCGAGACCCAGAAGTGGGCAGAGGTCGCGCTGCAGCGGATGCTGGACCTGCCGGGGATCTGA